In Prochlorococcus marinus XMU1411, one genomic interval encodes:
- a CDS encoding EamA family transporter, protein MIGILSAFGAATSWTYACFIWRAQTQKYKSIDINLTKNIIAFLIFIPAFINLSSTTTLKNIFILLISGIIGIGLGDTFYLKSLQTIGTRKTLSIETLSPLMAALSGEFFINENLTTKSWVGIIIVTIALFIILRKGSDFKEENSSFSEKNNFKIFAFPFLSVLCAVLGGLLSRMVFLQSNLSPFLTTEIRLLGAIIFLISLKGFKINFFLKNIEKKQKKKFLLSILLGTNIGILLQQVVFKTLPIGVGWALLSTSPVISLFFAKNEEREITKKIIFFTCFLFFGLTLIIL, encoded by the coding sequence TTGATTGGAATCCTTTCTGCTTTTGGAGCTGCTACATCTTGGACATATGCGTGCTTTATTTGGCGCGCGCAAACTCAAAAATATAAATCAATAGATATTAATTTAACAAAAAATATAATAGCTTTTTTAATTTTTATACCTGCTTTTATCAATCTAAGTTCTACAACTACATTAAAAAACATATTTATACTACTAATTAGTGGAATAATAGGTATTGGTTTAGGTGATACTTTCTATTTAAAGTCACTACAAACAATTGGTACAAGAAAAACTTTATCTATAGAAACTCTTTCTCCGTTAATGGCAGCTTTGTCAGGAGAATTTTTTATTAATGAAAATTTAACAACTAAATCATGGGTTGGAATAATTATAGTAACGATTGCGCTATTCATAATTCTAAGAAAAGGTAGCGATTTTAAAGAGGAAAACTCATCTTTCTCAGAAAAAAATAACTTTAAGATTTTTGCTTTTCCTTTTTTATCAGTTTTATGTGCTGTTCTTGGAGGTCTTTTATCAAGGATGGTTTTCCTTCAAAGCAATTTATCTCCTTTCCTTACAACTGAAATAAGATTATTAGGTGCAATAATTTTTTTGATTAGTCTAAAAGGATTTAAGATTAATTTTTTCTTAAAAAACATAGAAAAAAAACAAAAAAAAAAATTTTTGCTTTCAATACTTCTTGGAACAAATATAGGAATATTGCTACAACAAGTTGTTTTTAAAACCCTTCCCATAGGAGTAGGATGGGCTTTATTAAGCACATCTCCAGTAATTTCCTTATTTTTTGCTAAGAATGAGGAAAGAGAAATTACCAAAAAAATAATATTTTTTACTTGTTTTTTATTTTTTGGCTTGACACTAATAATTCTTTAA
- a CDS encoding cupin domain-containing protein, whose translation MKVLISSPCSASVIIQYGIKSWPIWECEPSKFQWNYDDREICLIIEGQAKISTQNGDIYEIKAGDLVEFPAGLNCEWEVTKSIKKHYRLGS comes from the coding sequence GTGAAAGTTCTAATATCTTCCCCCTGTAGTGCAAGCGTAATAATTCAGTATGGAATAAAAAGTTGGCCTATTTGGGAATGTGAGCCAAGCAAATTTCAATGGAATTACGATGATAGGGAAATTTGCTTAATTATTGAAGGTCAAGCGAAAATAAGTACCCAAAACGGTGACATTTACGAGATTAAAGCTGGAGATCTTGTTGAGTTTCCTGCTGGACTTAACTGCGAATGGGAAGTAACCAAAAGTATTAAAAAACATTATCGATTGGGTAGCTAA
- a CDS encoding DUF805 domain-containing protein, which produces MLNKLLNSYKEFWIKATEFNGFTSRSDWWLVQLANFIISFLTIPIFLKTFGFNAYGIVCIIPQIAIDIRRIRDFGKDWKWIFINLIPIFGWILWFIWLGFGKTGKGKNKLI; this is translated from the coding sequence ATGCTTAATAAGCTTTTAAATTCATATAAAGAGTTTTGGATTAAAGCTACAGAATTTAACGGATTCACATCTCGATCGGACTGGTGGTTAGTTCAATTAGCGAATTTTATAATTTCTTTCCTAACTATCCCAATATTTTTAAAAACTTTTGGTTTCAACGCTTATGGAATAGTTTGTATCATTCCTCAAATAGCTATTGATATTAGAAGAATCAGAGATTTTGGAAAAGATTGGAAATGGATCTTTATTAATTTAATACCTATCTTCGGGTGGATCTTGTGGTTTATCTGGTTAGGCTTTGGCAAGACTGGTAAAGGAAAAAATAAACTTATATAG
- a CDS encoding restriction endonuclease subunit S has translation MKKIINKKYNKNEPWFKWLTRELNSYEAFQDFDSGKNPLDVAEDFISLNKIAISEVFENFDEEDKDTLDQFLKLTECEMHVFRMLEKQIELRNKIRYVDFKKRKN, from the coding sequence ATGAAAAAAATCATTAATAAAAAATATAATAAAAATGAACCATGGTTTAAATGGTTAACGAGAGAACTTAATTCTTATGAAGCTTTTCAGGATTTCGACTCAGGTAAGAACCCACTAGATGTCGCAGAGGATTTTATTTCTCTTAATAAGATTGCTATCTCAGAAGTTTTCGAGAATTTTGATGAGGAAGATAAAGATACACTCGATCAGTTTCTTAAATTAACCGAATGCGAGATGCATGTGTTTAGAATGCTTGAAAAACAAATAGAGTTAAGAAATAAGATAAGATATGTAGATTTTAAAAAAAGAAAAAATTAA
- a CDS encoding fatty acid desaturase, with the protein MPKVNRSSFLIKPFLKRNNFRAFLQIASTIFPIICIWLIVYQILNQPFSSLIKGFLLIPIIFLLTLFSSRTFSLMHDCGHNSLFAKRKLNRFFGFLLGLVNGIPHKSWSIDHAFHHRNNGNWEIYKGPIDVLSLEEYNKLTKREQIFYKVTRNWLMLFPGGFFYLVLKPRLGLIIIIFNFTKDVLEEIFIKIKNREISKLLAINSRVKPPFSDYGDNFSELCELIINNIIVIIGWFFMCKWLGLVFFLSFYSLVLTLSAAILICVFFVQHNYENAYAKNSKNWDIIDGAILGSSNLDIPNWLNWFLADISFHSIHHLCERIPNYNLRACHKANIHLLQKSKFLKLTDFPNCFKYIIWDNKNEKLIPIS; encoded by the coding sequence ATGCCCAAAGTTAATAGAAGTAGTTTTTTAATAAAGCCATTTCTAAAAAGAAATAATTTTAGAGCTTTCTTGCAAATTGCTTCTACCATATTCCCCATAATTTGTATTTGGTTAATTGTCTACCAAATACTAAATCAACCTTTTTCATCATTGATAAAAGGTTTTTTACTGATACCTATCATTTTTCTTCTAACTCTATTCTCATCTAGAACATTCTCATTAATGCATGATTGTGGTCATAATTCTCTTTTTGCAAAACGGAAATTAAACCGCTTTTTTGGATTTTTACTTGGCTTAGTTAATGGAATTCCCCATAAGTCATGGTCTATTGATCATGCATTTCATCATAGAAATAATGGGAATTGGGAAATTTACAAAGGTCCGATAGATGTTTTAAGTCTTGAAGAATATAATAAACTTACAAAAAGAGAGCAAATATTTTATAAAGTAACTCGAAACTGGTTGATGCTTTTCCCTGGCGGTTTTTTTTACTTAGTTTTAAAACCTAGATTAGGACTTATTATTATTATTTTTAATTTCACTAAAGATGTATTGGAAGAGATTTTTATCAAAATAAAAAACAGAGAAATTTCTAAACTTTTAGCTATAAATTCAAGAGTCAAACCACCTTTTTCTGATTATGGAGATAATTTTAGTGAACTATGTGAATTAATTATCAATAACATAATAGTAATAATAGGGTGGTTTTTTATGTGTAAATGGTTGGGGTTAGTTTTTTTCTTATCATTTTATTCATTGGTATTAACCTTATCAGCAGCAATTTTAATATGTGTTTTTTTCGTTCAACATAACTATGAAAATGCATATGCTAAAAATTCAAAAAATTGGGATATTATTGATGGAGCGATTTTAGGTAGTAGTAATTTAGATATCCCTAATTGGCTAAATTGGTTTTTAGCAGACATATCCTTCCACAGTATCCATCATCTTTGTGAGAGAATACCAAATTACAACTTACGTGCTTGTCATAAAGCAAATATTCATTTACTCCAAAAATCAAAGTTCTTAAAATTAACAGATTTTCCAAACTGCTTCAAATATATTATTTGGGATAATAAAAATGAAAAATTAATTCCAATAAGTTAA
- a CDS encoding fatty acid desaturase has product MSNIKFSGLKGQALVIEDQDIPSIKEFQDVIPDHYFKCNTKTSLRYLLQSSLIQLLVVGIGLSIPFTSKMIPIWIIYALLSGTTAMGFWVIAHECGHGAFSKNKTLESITGYLLHSLLLVPYFSWQRSHAIHHRFTNNITYGETHVPLVIKGNGVTEKVGGVKELHFSNSLGKKNYGILQLVLHLIFGWPAYLLTGSTGGVKYGTSNHFWPIKPFSKALWPSIWAKKVWISNIGVGLTLLGIIYLVFKYGLFPVIALYFGPLLVVNCWLVVYTWLHHTDSDVPHLSNTEFSFMRGAFLSIDRPYGRILNFLHHNIGSSHVVHHVCPTIPHYHAKKATVLIKKAFKKAYLFNPDPIHKALWNIACNCIAVKSDIKRGRYIWQSSYKMVD; this is encoded by the coding sequence TTGAGTAATATAAAATTTTCAGGTCTCAAAGGCCAAGCGCTTGTAATAGAGGATCAAGATATTCCAAGCATAAAAGAATTTCAGGATGTTATCCCAGATCACTATTTTAAGTGCAATACCAAAACTTCTCTGAGGTATCTTTTACAATCATCTTTAATCCAATTATTAGTAGTTGGGATAGGTTTATCTATTCCATTCACCTCAAAAATGATCCCAATTTGGATTATTTACGCATTACTATCTGGTACCACTGCAATGGGATTCTGGGTAATTGCCCATGAATGTGGGCATGGAGCATTCTCTAAAAACAAGACATTGGAATCTATAACTGGTTATTTACTACATTCATTACTTCTAGTACCTTATTTTTCTTGGCAGCGTTCTCATGCAATTCATCATCGATTCACAAATAACATAACTTATGGAGAAACTCACGTCCCTTTAGTTATTAAAGGAAATGGAGTTACAGAAAAAGTTGGAGGAGTGAAAGAATTACATTTTTCAAATTCTTTAGGTAAGAAAAATTACGGAATTCTTCAACTTGTTTTACATCTAATATTTGGCTGGCCTGCTTATTTACTTACGGGAAGTACAGGAGGTGTTAAATATGGAACTTCAAATCATTTTTGGCCAATTAAACCATTTTCTAAAGCATTATGGCCATCAATATGGGCCAAGAAAGTTTGGATATCAAATATTGGTGTAGGTTTAACATTATTAGGCATTATTTATTTAGTTTTCAAGTATGGATTATTTCCAGTAATTGCTCTCTATTTTGGTCCTTTATTAGTGGTTAATTGTTGGTTAGTAGTTTATACATGGCTTCATCATACAGATTCAGATGTACCTCATCTTTCAAATACGGAATTTTCCTTTATGAGAGGCGCATTTCTATCTATTGACAGGCCTTACGGTAGAATACTTAATTTTCTTCACCATAATATAGGTTCTAGCCATGTCGTTCATCATGTATGTCCAACGATCCCTCACTACCATGCAAAAAAGGCAACTGTCTTAATTAAAAAAGCCTTTAAAAAAGCATATCTTTTTAATCCTGATCCAATACACAAAGCTCTATGGAATATTGCTTGCAACTGCATTGCTGTTAAGTCAGACATTAAGAGAGGAAGATATATATGGCAATCTTCATACAAAATGGTGGATTAA
- a CDS encoding DUF938 domain-containing protein, translating to MDNRLFFSATQRNRNCIGDVLSRIIKKGSVLEIGSGSGEHGVVFQKRFPRIIWQTSDLELVHRKSISAWIKYENLTKKMPQPLEIDVEKIPWKIPLRLAHSLQGIVSINMIHVTQWSCAVALFKESGKLLNKGQFLMLYGPFKICNKHTSQSNYFFDNSLKMQNDLWGIKNLEEVCDESKKNGFSQEDIIRMPANNFSIIFRKVS from the coding sequence TTGGATAATAGACTTTTTTTTTCAGCAACTCAAAGAAACAGAAACTGCATTGGTGATGTACTATCGAGAATCATAAAAAAAGGTTCAGTATTGGAAATCGGGAGTGGCAGCGGTGAACATGGAGTGGTTTTTCAAAAACGCTTTCCTAGAATAATTTGGCAAACAAGTGATCTAGAGTTAGTTCATAGAAAAAGTATAAGTGCTTGGATTAAGTATGAAAACTTAACTAAGAAAATGCCCCAGCCTCTTGAGATTGATGTAGAAAAAATACCTTGGAAAATTCCATTGAGATTAGCTCATTCCTTGCAAGGAATAGTCTCTATAAATATGATTCATGTAACACAGTGGTCTTGTGCTGTAGCGCTCTTTAAAGAGTCAGGAAAATTACTCAATAAGGGACAATTTTTGATGTTGTATGGGCCTTTTAAAATTTGTAATAAACATACAAGTCAAAGTAATTATTTTTTCGATAATTCATTGAAAATGCAAAATGATCTTTGGGGTATTAAAAATCTTGAGGAGGTTTGCGATGAGAGTAAGAAAAATGGTTTTTCTCAAGAAGATATTATTAGGATGCCTGCAAATAATTTTTCAATAATTTTCAGAAAAGTTTCTTGA
- a CDS encoding high light inducible protein, whose amino-acid sequence MTPEAERFNGWAAMLGFVAAVGAYVTTGQIIPGWF is encoded by the coding sequence ATGACTCCAGAAGCAGAACGTTTTAATGGTTGGGCAGCAATGTTAGGCTTCGTAGCCGCAGTTGGCGCTTACGTAACCACAGGCCAAATTATTCCTGGCTGGTTCTAA
- a CDS encoding high light inducible protein, giving the protein MKNTETKIVEKEKIVAEKLNGRFAMIGFIALIGAYLTTGQIIPGFI; this is encoded by the coding sequence ATGAAAAATACCGAAACAAAAATTGTAGAAAAAGAAAAAATTGTTGCTGAAAAGCTCAACGGTAGATTCGCAATGATAGGCTTTATTGCTCTAATTGGAGCATATTTAACAACAGGTCAAATTATTCCTGGCTTTATCTAA
- a CDS encoding high light inducible protein gives MTKSGVTTESGGRQNMFPSETRPYIDETVSYDGYPQNAEKVNGRWAMVGFVALLGAYVTTGQIIPGIF, from the coding sequence ATGACAAAATCAGGAGTTACTACAGAATCAGGTGGAAGGCAGAATATGTTCCCATCAGAGACTAGGCCTTACATTGATGAAACTGTTTCTTACGATGGATATCCTCAAAATGCAGAGAAAGTAAACGGTAGATGGGCTATGGTTGGTTTCGTTGCATTATTAGGTGCTTATGTAACAACTGGACAGATCATTCCAGGAATTTTTTAG
- a CDS encoding LptF/LptG family permease, with amino-acid sequence MKLSDQSLIKKTINKIISPWYLLPLIDRWILGQIIPPMIFAISAFTVISLSVGVMFDLIRKIVEFGLPLFLALKVLFFSLPSFLVLSFPMAVLLSTLLAYGKLSSNSELLALKSLGIKTLRIISPAIALSIFMTGLTFYFNDNLVPASNKLAETTLRAGIGSSFSAEQGKDNIMFSRYGSRINSSNNKPTKINTYLTHIFYASWYENNIMEGVTVLDFSREDFQQILKAKNGRFDKKSSSWIFSEGSIVSIDPSGQTTNIQFKEYTYPFVEGPMELAKVPKDANEMTLKQAIQAEKIYEKTGNLKEVRRIKVRIQEKFTLPFACLVFGLIGSSLGSKSNLRSSKSQGFGLSVILILIYYVMSFLFSSFGVKGILPPIFAAWLPVLISLGGGIYLLRKSSSF; translated from the coding sequence TTGAAACTTTCAGATCAATCACTAATTAAAAAAACCATTAATAAAATAATTTCTCCTTGGTATTTACTTCCCTTAATAGATAGATGGATATTAGGACAAATAATACCTCCCATGATATTTGCAATTTCTGCTTTTACAGTTATTTCATTATCAGTGGGGGTAATGTTTGATCTTATAAGGAAAATAGTTGAATTTGGTTTACCTTTATTTTTAGCTTTAAAAGTTCTTTTTTTTAGTTTACCCAGTTTTTTAGTCTTATCGTTCCCAATGGCAGTTTTACTTTCAACATTATTAGCCTATGGAAAATTATCAAGCAATTCTGAATTGCTGGCATTGAAATCTTTAGGTATAAAAACTTTAAGAATTATTTCTCCAGCTATTGCTCTTTCAATATTTATGACAGGATTAACTTTTTACTTTAACGATAATCTAGTTCCTGCGAGTAATAAATTAGCTGAAACGACATTAAGAGCAGGAATAGGAAGTTCTTTTAGCGCAGAACAAGGAAAAGATAATATTATGTTTTCAAGATATGGTTCTAGGATAAATTCATCAAATAATAAACCAACAAAAATAAATACTTATCTTACTCATATATTTTATGCTTCATGGTATGAAAACAATATTATGGAGGGAGTTACAGTTTTAGATTTTTCCAGAGAAGATTTTCAACAAATCTTAAAGGCAAAGAATGGAAGATTTGATAAAAAAAGTTCTTCTTGGATATTTTCTGAAGGGAGTATTGTATCAATTGATCCAAGCGGACAAACTACAAATATTCAATTTAAAGAGTATACATATCCATTTGTGGAAGGACCTATGGAGCTAGCAAAAGTGCCTAAGGATGCAAATGAAATGACTTTAAAGCAGGCTATACAAGCAGAAAAGATTTATGAAAAAACAGGAAATTTGAAGGAAGTAAGAAGAATAAAAGTCCGTATTCAAGAAAAATTCACTCTACCTTTTGCATGCTTGGTATTTGGTTTAATAGGAAGCAGTCTTGGATCTAAATCTAATTTAAGATCTTCAAAAAGTCAGGGATTTGGATTGAGCGTAATTCTTATATTAATTTATTATGTTATGTCATTTTTATTTAGTTCGTTCGGAGTAAAAGGAATTTTACCTCCAATTTTTGCTGCATGGTTACCTGTCTTAATTTCTCTGGGAGGTGGAATTTATTTATTAAGAAAATCAAGTTCCTTTTAA
- a CDS encoding DUF1543 domain-containing protein → MKKLKNNFLYLVVLGGRAEKANIELHDVRWVVGSKIEDTYDTLRKDWFGSLQGLHIDSYKKIKYIDGYKINLKYFEKDKIDKKQLVKKNKAKNYLWFVNIGGYNPTSMQEKHEFGLVTASTKLEAKNIAKSKWLIGCKKKHKDDLASLEMIISCDNCEQIKKIGNWQIELTPENKFIQENNFPDWYGYQKIDGE, encoded by the coding sequence GTGAAAAAATTAAAAAATAATTTTCTTTATTTGGTTGTGCTTGGAGGTAGAGCAGAAAAAGCTAATATTGAACTACATGATGTTAGATGGGTTGTTGGATCTAAAATTGAGGATACATACGATACTTTAAGAAAGGATTGGTTTGGATCTCTACAAGGTTTGCATATTGATAGCTATAAAAAAATAAAATATATAGATGGCTATAAGATTAATTTAAAATATTTTGAAAAAGATAAAATAGATAAAAAGCAATTAGTAAAAAAAAATAAGGCAAAAAATTATTTATGGTTTGTCAATATTGGAGGCTATAATCCAACTTCCATGCAGGAAAAACATGAGTTTGGATTGGTTACAGCTTCAACTAAATTAGAGGCAAAAAATATAGCTAAATCTAAATGGCTTATTGGTTGTAAAAAAAAGCATAAAGATGATCTTGCTTCTTTAGAAATGATAATTAGTTGTGATAATTGTGAACAAATAAAAAAAATAGGTAATTGGCAAATAGAATTAACTCCAGAAAATAAATTTATTCAAGAAAACAACTTTCCTGATTGGTACGGTTATCAAAAAATAGACGGGGAATAA
- a CDS encoding carbon storage regulator CsrA, which translates to MFKKFILTSVLLLSSLITIYPSKKENTNFFDYCYSLEKIISRNTLEKRKNLSKNFKSLAKDIALFGTNKTNGNFANKIIDQYKKSKKLFIINFVPNKIYCLAGYWIEEVSPGKFESIFYEKTKQKINEYKNTKKEVDEFIKEINLEYKSIKKEINDFF; encoded by the coding sequence TCATAACTATATATCCTTCAAAAAAAGAAAATACTAATTTTTTCGATTATTGTTATTCTCTAGAAAAAATAATTTCTAGAAATACATTAGAAAAAAGAAAGAATCTATCGAAGAATTTTAAGTCTTTAGCAAAAGATATTGCTCTATTTGGGACTAATAAAACTAATGGTAATTTTGCCAATAAGATAATTGATCAATATAAAAAATCCAAAAAATTATTTATTATAAATTTTGTTCCAAATAAAATTTATTGTTTAGCAGGATATTGGATTGAGGAGGTAAGTCCAGGAAAATTTGAATCCATTTTCTACGAGAAAACCAAACAAAAAATAAATGAATATAAGAATACTAAAAAAGAAGTAGATGAATTTATTAAAGAAATTAATTTAGAATATAAATCTATAAAAAAAGAAATTAATGATTTTTTTTAG